The following proteins are encoded in a genomic region of Hirundo rustica isolate bHirRus1 chromosome 3, bHirRus1.pri.v3, whole genome shotgun sequence:
- the PEX13 gene encoding peroxisome biogenesis factor 13 produces MAATPPPKPWESRRLPGTAPAFQSADLGDNLLTRPGQPTVARIPPPILPRPSQQTASSSLSAFRPAYSSSFSPGYGSYGTSFYGSYSPYSYGYGGLGYNRFCADGIPPSRFVQQAEESSRGAFQSIESIVHAFASVSMMMDATFSAVYNSFRAVLDVANHFSRLKIHFTKVFSAFALVRTIKYLYQRLQRLLGLRQSCENEDLWAESEGKVARAGLEDKVANSAKSWPIFLFFAVILGGPYLIWKLLSTYSDEEAVSSNWASGEDDHVVGRAEYDFNALSEEEISFRAGDMLRLAPKEQQPKIRGWLLASYDGQTTGLVPANYIKILGKRRGRRTVDLERVPEQRPAFPSTAVRGAPAAVTLEEQEAAFETVFAGSSKVPVASDSAVAGGEKQEL; encoded by the exons ATGGCGGCGACGCCGCCGCCCAAGCCCTGGGAGTCCCGGCGGCTGCCGGGCACCGCTCCCGCCTTCCA GTCTGCCGACTTGGGTGACAACCTGCTGACCAGGCCCGGACAGCCCACGGTGGCACGGATCCCTCCGCCCATTTTGCCAAGGCCATCCCAGCAAACGGCGAGCAGCAGCCTGAGTGCTTTCAGGCCAGCCTACAGcagctctttttctccaggctatgGCTCATATGGCACCTCTTTCTACGGAAGCTACAGTCCCTACAGCTACGGCTACGGAGGGCTGGGCTATAACCGCTTCTGTGCCGATGGCATTCCCCCCAGCAGGTTTGTGCAGCAggctgaggagagcagcagaggtgcCTTCCAGTCCATCGAGAGCATCGTGCACGCCTTCGCCTCAGTCAGCATGATGATGGATGCAACCTTCTCGGCTGTCTACAACAgcttcagagctgtgctggatgTGGCCAACCACTTCTCCCGCCTCAAAATTCACTTCACCAAGGTGTTTTCAGCTTTTGCTCTAGTGAGAACTATAAAGTACCTCTACCAACGCCTGCAGCGCCTGCTGGGTCTGCGGCAGAGCTGTGAGAACGAGGATTTGTGGGCTGAGAGTGAGGGCAAAGTAGCTCGTGCTGGCCTTGAAGACAAGGTGGCTAACTCTGCAAAATCCTGGCccattttcctgttctttgcTGTTATATTGGGAGGCCCCTACCTGATTTGGAAGCTGCTTTCTACATACAGTGACGAGGAAGCAG TGTCTAGTAACTGGGCGAGTGGAGAGGATGACCATGTGGTTGGAAGAGCAGAATATGATTTCAACGCTCtctcagaagaagaaatttctttCCGTGCTGGTGACATGCTAAGATTAGCACCCAAAG AGCAACAACCCAAGATCCGTGGTTGGCTTCTGGCTAGTTACGATGGCCAAACGACAGGACTTGTGCCAGCTAATTACATCAAAATCCTGGGCAAAAGAAGAGGTAGGAGAACAGTGGACCTGGAAAGGGTTCCAGAGCAGCGgccagcctttcccagcacagctgtcagaggagctcctgctgctgtgactttagaggagcaggaggctgcttTTGAAACTGTTTTTGCTGGAAGCAGCAAAGTTCCGGTTGCGTCGGACTCCGCTGTGGCTGGTGGAGAGAAGCAGGAACTCTGA
- the PUS10 gene encoding tRNA pseudouridine synthase Pus10 isoform X2 — MSSLTEKDRPIAQLLLNTGTCPRCILRFCCVGSQMLYRHPHEDLMKDLQEFLKSSQEEEDTVCLDVADPPCKRIRLEHREEGADDLNHNGAIPQRPSADSGNAAMESSSGKVCNVCLGILQEFCEADFVKKVCQKVNSAEYQFTSFVFSVSLPPQLSVRERAAWLGVKQQMRNLGLPLPKDDIVQLKEAYKWIIHPQLSEELGVPADGKSLFEVSVVFAHPETDEECHFLATACPDCFKPAKNKQSVFTRMAVIKALEKIKEEDFLQHFPCPPSSPKNLCDALEIQCNNGAVFVAGRYNKYSRNLPQTPWIIDGERKLESSVEELISEHLMAEFKADSFNFSSSGREDVDVRTLGNGRPFAIELVNPRRIRFTAEEMKRLQQAINDSSDKIQVRDLQLVTREAIGRMKEGEEEKTKTYSALIWTDKAIRREDIAFLDDIKELKLDQKTPLRVLHRRPLAVRCRLIHTMRSEYIDEHHFRLHLKTQAGTYIKEFVHGDFGRTKPNIGSLLNRTADILELDVESVDVDWPPTLAD, encoded by the exons ATGTCTTCACTAACAGAGAAGGACAGACCAATTGCTCAGCTCTTACTCAACACTGGCACTTGCCCACGATGTATTTTGAGGTTCTGCTGCGTGGGATCACAGATGCTCTATAGACATCCACACGAG GATCTGATGAAGGATTTGCAGGAATTTCTGAAGAGCAGTCAGGAAGAGGAAGACACGGTGTGTTTGGATGTGGCTGACCCACCTTGTAAGAGAATCAGACTTGAGCACAGGGAAGAAGGTGCTGATGATCTGAACCACAACGGAGCCATCCCACAGCGGCCCTCGGCTGACAGTGGGAATGCTGCCATGGAGAGCTCGTCTGGGAAGGTTTGCAACGTGTGTTTGGGGATTCTCCAGGAGTTCTGCGAGGCTGACTTTGTTAAAAAG GTGTGCCAAAAAGTTAATTCTGCTGAGTACCAGTTCAccagttttgtattttctgtgtcaCTACCCCCACAGCTGTCTGTCAGGGAG CGTGCTGCTTGGCTGGGGGTGAAGCAGCAGATGAG AAATCTGGGCCTTCCCTTGCCTAAGGATGACATCGTTCAGCTGAAAGAAGCTTATAAGTGGATTATTCATCCCCAGTTGTCAGAGGAGTTGGGTGTTCCTGCTGATGGAAAG agtCTGTTTGAAGTTAGCGTGGTCTTTGCTCACCCAGAAACAGACGAGGAGTGCCATTTCCT aGCCACGGCCTGCCCAGACTGTTTCAAACCAGCGAAGAACAAGCAG TCTGTTTTCACCAGAATGGCAGTTATAAAAGCCCTGGAGAAGATAAAAGAAGAGGATTTTCTCCA GCATTTTCCATGTCCCCCAAGTTCGCCAAAGAACCTCTGTGATGCTCTGGAGATTCAGTGCAATAATGGTGCTGTTTTTGTGGCTG GAAGATACAACAAATATTCCAGGAATTTACCTCAGACTCCCTGGATTATTGATGGGGAGCGGAAGCTGGAATCTTCAGTGGAAGAATTAATTTCAGAGCATCTAATGGCAGAATTCAAGGCAGACA GCTTTAATTTTAGTTCCTCTGGAAGAGAAGATGTGGATGTAAGGACACTGGGCAATG GAAGGCCCTTTGCGATCGAGCTGGTGAATCCTCGCAGGATCCGTTTCACCGCGGAGGAGAtgaagaggctgcagcag GCAATTAATGACTCTTCAGACAAAATACAGGTTCGAGATTTGCAGCTTGTCACCAG aGAGGCAATTGGTCGTATGAAGGAAGGTGAGGAGGAGAAGACAAAGACCTACAGTGCCTTGATATGGACAGACAAAGCCATACGGAGAGAAGACATCGCCTTCCTAGATGATATCAAG GAGTTAAAGCTGGACCAGAAGACCCCTCTGCGGGTGCTGCACCGGCGGCCCCTGGCCGTGCGCTGCCGGCTCATCCACACCATGAGATCCGAGTACATCGATGAGCACCACTTCCGCCTGCACCTCAAAACTCAGGCGGGAAC CTACATTAAAGAGTTTGTGCACGGAGACTTTGGGAGAACAAAGCCCAACATTGGGTCCCTTCTGAACAGAACTGCTGACATTCTGGAGCTGGATGTAGAA TCTGTTGATGTTGACTGGCCTCCAACCCTGGCTGATTAA
- the PUS10 gene encoding tRNA pseudouridine synthase Pus10 isoform X3 → MLLTGAKPKAKSDLPSMSSLTEKDRPIAQLLLNTGTCPRCILRFCCVGSQMLYRHPHEDLMKDLQEFLKSSQEEEDTVCLDVADPPCKRIRLEHREEGADDLNHNGAIPQRPSADSGNAAMESSSGKVCNVCLGILQEFCEADFVKKVCQKVNSAEYQFTSFVFSVSLPPQLSVRERAAWLGVKQQMRNLGLPLPKDDIVQLKEAYKWIIHPQLSEELGVPADGKSLFEVSVVFAHPETDEECHFLATACPDCFKPAKNKQSVFTRMAVIKALEKIKEEDFLQHFPCPPSSPKNLCDALEIQCNNGAVFVAGRYNKYSRNLPQTPWIIDGERKLESSVEELISEHLMAEFKADSFNFSSSGREDVDVRTLGNARTCTRCLLGSHNLHLLLIPGFSSQKKGPLLLPLHLMLQPSARRSSPCLCNSRQPSHLAGSLCNCSIN, encoded by the exons ATGTTGCTCACAGGAGCTAAGCCCAAAGCAAAATCAG ATTTGCCCAGCATGTCTTCACTAACAGAGAAGGACAGACCAATTGCTCAGCTCTTACTCAACACTGGCACTTGCCCACGATGTATTTTGAGGTTCTGCTGCGTGGGATCACAGATGCTCTATAGACATCCACACGAG GATCTGATGAAGGATTTGCAGGAATTTCTGAAGAGCAGTCAGGAAGAGGAAGACACGGTGTGTTTGGATGTGGCTGACCCACCTTGTAAGAGAATCAGACTTGAGCACAGGGAAGAAGGTGCTGATGATCTGAACCACAACGGAGCCATCCCACAGCGGCCCTCGGCTGACAGTGGGAATGCTGCCATGGAGAGCTCGTCTGGGAAGGTTTGCAACGTGTGTTTGGGGATTCTCCAGGAGTTCTGCGAGGCTGACTTTGTTAAAAAG GTGTGCCAAAAAGTTAATTCTGCTGAGTACCAGTTCAccagttttgtattttctgtgtcaCTACCCCCACAGCTGTCTGTCAGGGAG CGTGCTGCTTGGCTGGGGGTGAAGCAGCAGATGAG AAATCTGGGCCTTCCCTTGCCTAAGGATGACATCGTTCAGCTGAAAGAAGCTTATAAGTGGATTATTCATCCCCAGTTGTCAGAGGAGTTGGGTGTTCCTGCTGATGGAAAG agtCTGTTTGAAGTTAGCGTGGTCTTTGCTCACCCAGAAACAGACGAGGAGTGCCATTTCCT aGCCACGGCCTGCCCAGACTGTTTCAAACCAGCGAAGAACAAGCAG TCTGTTTTCACCAGAATGGCAGTTATAAAAGCCCTGGAGAAGATAAAAGAAGAGGATTTTCTCCA GCATTTTCCATGTCCCCCAAGTTCGCCAAAGAACCTCTGTGATGCTCTGGAGATTCAGTGCAATAATGGTGCTGTTTTTGTGGCTG GAAGATACAACAAATATTCCAGGAATTTACCTCAGACTCCCTGGATTATTGATGGGGAGCGGAAGCTGGAATCTTCAGTGGAAGAATTAATTTCAGAGCATCTAATGGCAGAATTCAAGGCAGACA GCTTTAATTTTAGTTCCTCTGGAAGAGAAGATGTGGATGTAAGGACACTGGGCAATG caCGGACTTGTACAAGATGTCTTCTGGGAAGTCATAATTTGCACTTATTGCTGATACCGGGGTTTAGTAGCCAAAAAAAAGGTCCCTTGCTTCTCCCCTTGCATCtgatgctccagccctcagcccgCCGGTCCTCTCCGTGTTTGTGTAACAGCAGACAGCCTTCACACCTTGCAGGCTCGCTGTGCAACTGCAGCATTAATTGA
- the PUS10 gene encoding tRNA pseudouridine synthase Pus10 isoform X1, producing the protein MLLTGAKPKAKSDLPSMSSLTEKDRPIAQLLLNTGTCPRCILRFCCVGSQMLYRHPHEDLMKDLQEFLKSSQEEEDTVCLDVADPPCKRIRLEHREEGADDLNHNGAIPQRPSADSGNAAMESSSGKVCNVCLGILQEFCEADFVKKVCQKVNSAEYQFTSFVFSVSLPPQLSVRERAAWLGVKQQMRNLGLPLPKDDIVQLKEAYKWIIHPQLSEELGVPADGKSLFEVSVVFAHPETDEECHFLATACPDCFKPAKNKQSVFTRMAVIKALEKIKEEDFLQHFPCPPSSPKNLCDALEIQCNNGAVFVAGRYNKYSRNLPQTPWIIDGERKLESSVEELISEHLMAEFKADSFNFSSSGREDVDVRTLGNGRPFAIELVNPRRIRFTAEEMKRLQQAINDSSDKIQVRDLQLVTREAIGRMKEGEEEKTKTYSALIWTDKAIRREDIAFLDDIKELKLDQKTPLRVLHRRPLAVRCRLIHTMRSEYIDEHHFRLHLKTQAGTYIKEFVHGDFGRTKPNIGSLLNRTADILELDVESVDVDWPPTLAD; encoded by the exons ATGTTGCTCACAGGAGCTAAGCCCAAAGCAAAATCAG ATTTGCCCAGCATGTCTTCACTAACAGAGAAGGACAGACCAATTGCTCAGCTCTTACTCAACACTGGCACTTGCCCACGATGTATTTTGAGGTTCTGCTGCGTGGGATCACAGATGCTCTATAGACATCCACACGAG GATCTGATGAAGGATTTGCAGGAATTTCTGAAGAGCAGTCAGGAAGAGGAAGACACGGTGTGTTTGGATGTGGCTGACCCACCTTGTAAGAGAATCAGACTTGAGCACAGGGAAGAAGGTGCTGATGATCTGAACCACAACGGAGCCATCCCACAGCGGCCCTCGGCTGACAGTGGGAATGCTGCCATGGAGAGCTCGTCTGGGAAGGTTTGCAACGTGTGTTTGGGGATTCTCCAGGAGTTCTGCGAGGCTGACTTTGTTAAAAAG GTGTGCCAAAAAGTTAATTCTGCTGAGTACCAGTTCAccagttttgtattttctgtgtcaCTACCCCCACAGCTGTCTGTCAGGGAG CGTGCTGCTTGGCTGGGGGTGAAGCAGCAGATGAG AAATCTGGGCCTTCCCTTGCCTAAGGATGACATCGTTCAGCTGAAAGAAGCTTATAAGTGGATTATTCATCCCCAGTTGTCAGAGGAGTTGGGTGTTCCTGCTGATGGAAAG agtCTGTTTGAAGTTAGCGTGGTCTTTGCTCACCCAGAAACAGACGAGGAGTGCCATTTCCT aGCCACGGCCTGCCCAGACTGTTTCAAACCAGCGAAGAACAAGCAG TCTGTTTTCACCAGAATGGCAGTTATAAAAGCCCTGGAGAAGATAAAAGAAGAGGATTTTCTCCA GCATTTTCCATGTCCCCCAAGTTCGCCAAAGAACCTCTGTGATGCTCTGGAGATTCAGTGCAATAATGGTGCTGTTTTTGTGGCTG GAAGATACAACAAATATTCCAGGAATTTACCTCAGACTCCCTGGATTATTGATGGGGAGCGGAAGCTGGAATCTTCAGTGGAAGAATTAATTTCAGAGCATCTAATGGCAGAATTCAAGGCAGACA GCTTTAATTTTAGTTCCTCTGGAAGAGAAGATGTGGATGTAAGGACACTGGGCAATG GAAGGCCCTTTGCGATCGAGCTGGTGAATCCTCGCAGGATCCGTTTCACCGCGGAGGAGAtgaagaggctgcagcag GCAATTAATGACTCTTCAGACAAAATACAGGTTCGAGATTTGCAGCTTGTCACCAG aGAGGCAATTGGTCGTATGAAGGAAGGTGAGGAGGAGAAGACAAAGACCTACAGTGCCTTGATATGGACAGACAAAGCCATACGGAGAGAAGACATCGCCTTCCTAGATGATATCAAG GAGTTAAAGCTGGACCAGAAGACCCCTCTGCGGGTGCTGCACCGGCGGCCCCTGGCCGTGCGCTGCCGGCTCATCCACACCATGAGATCCGAGTACATCGATGAGCACCACTTCCGCCTGCACCTCAAAACTCAGGCGGGAAC CTACATTAAAGAGTTTGTGCACGGAGACTTTGGGAGAACAAAGCCCAACATTGGGTCCCTTCTGAACAGAACTGCTGACATTCTGGAGCTGGATGTAGAA TCTGTTGATGTTGACTGGCCTCCAACCCTGGCTGATTAA